In a single window of the Micromonospora sp. WMMD1155 genome:
- a CDS encoding GNAT family N-acetyltransferase, translated as MSESVIDVVAAPDHLGTPRWHAVTSPGSVAGVADLRPVMPFEYEPPPPTALRPGALELNLYVQPQWRRRGIGSRLLAAVGAYAVGQRLIMEAGPGSAAQSFCERHGFRRTGSRSHDLLTYCDVHQAWLGELVDVEHPGYRLRHWTGDPCGATSVEQLLRHPSRPGEAVVSAAEADGGVVAYVLAMTGALPQSRARQYGPAVLVGHRGRGLGLWVNAALLTRLRAIHPHVEEIETRTGHDEAGLRALRRHLGFRPLGRRLRYELTLP; from the coding sequence ATGAGCGAAAGCGTGATCGACGTCGTGGCGGCGCCGGATCATCTCGGGACCCCACGCTGGCACGCGGTGACGTCGCCCGGTTCGGTGGCCGGGGTCGCCGATCTACGTCCGGTCATGCCGTTCGAGTACGAACCGCCACCGCCGACCGCCCTGCGGCCGGGCGCTCTCGAGCTGAACCTGTACGTGCAGCCGCAGTGGCGTCGTCGAGGGATCGGTTCGCGGCTGCTGGCCGCCGTCGGTGCGTACGCCGTGGGGCAGCGGTTGATCATGGAGGCCGGCCCGGGTTCCGCCGCGCAGTCGTTCTGTGAGCGGCACGGATTCCGGCGCACCGGATCCAGGAGCCACGATCTGCTCACCTACTGCGATGTCCACCAAGCCTGGCTGGGTGAGTTGGTCGACGTCGAGCACCCCGGATACCGACTGCGTCACTGGACCGGGGATCCGTGCGGCGCGACCAGCGTCGAGCAACTGCTCCGGCATCCGAGCCGGCCCGGTGAGGCGGTGGTGAGCGCCGCCGAGGCGGACGGCGGCGTGGTCGCCTATGTCCTGGCGATGACGGGTGCACTGCCGCAGAGTCGCGCCCGCCAGTACGGCCCGGCCGTGCTCGTCGGTCATCGCGGACGGGGGCTGGGACTGTGGGTCAACGCCGCTCTGCTCACGCGACTGCGCGCGATCCACCCACATGTCGAGGAGATCGAAACCCGAACCGGTCACGACGAGGCCGGCCTGCGCGCCCTGCGTCGACACCTCGGCTTCCGCCCTCTCGGGCGGCGTCTCCGCTACGAACTCACCCTGCCGTAA
- a CDS encoding TlrC/CarA/OleB/SrmB family ABC-F type ribosomal protection protein: MLTSQLSLHHIIRRYDERIVLAGVSFSVKPGEKVGIIGDNGAGKSTLLRLIAGVDRPDNGELTVIAPGGVGYLAQSLALPPRASVQDAIDLSLADLREIESLIMNAEARLSGLSRAELVAGLEHYAGLVSRYEARGGYGADTRVEKALHRLGLPNLDRTRALGTLSGGERSRLALAATLASQPELLLLDEPTNDLDDQAVGWLEARLRQHRGTLLAVTHDREFLSRVTDTILDVGQGTVKRHGDGYDGYVVATAAERRRRLQEYEDWRHQLVRNRKLASANAFRLGAIPRKAPMAKFGHGAFRARGRDHGAMGRIRNAKERIERLTANPVAPPPDPLVFSAGITGVDNDAPETVAELTEVRVTDRLYVPSLRIGGTDRLLVTGPNGAGKSTLIRVLAGELCPDAGTVRTQGRIGHLRQQMTPWPPHLTVLEAFAGGPAGDPDELLSLGLFRPTDLRLRVRELSYGQLRRLEVARLVSKPVDLLLLDEPTNHLSPALVEELEQALVDYPGAVVVVTHDRRMRARFAATHLQLRAGQVEQLSERTADTGTCRDGGAKGEEKSEGNDE; this comes from the coding sequence TTGCTCACGTCGCAACTCTCGCTGCACCACATCATCCGCCGCTACGACGAGCGCATCGTGTTGGCCGGGGTGTCCTTCAGCGTCAAACCGGGTGAGAAGGTCGGCATCATCGGCGACAACGGCGCCGGGAAGTCGACCCTGTTACGCCTGATCGCCGGGGTGGACCGACCCGACAACGGGGAACTGACGGTGATCGCCCCGGGCGGTGTCGGCTACCTGGCCCAATCGCTGGCGCTGCCGCCACGTGCCTCGGTCCAGGACGCGATCGACCTCTCTCTGGCCGACCTCCGAGAGATCGAGTCGCTGATCATGAACGCCGAGGCCCGGCTGAGTGGTCTGTCGAGGGCTGAACTCGTCGCCGGCCTGGAGCACTACGCCGGGCTGGTCTCCCGTTACGAAGCACGGGGCGGGTACGGGGCGGACACCCGGGTCGAGAAGGCGTTGCACCGGCTCGGCCTGCCGAATCTGGACCGTACGCGGGCGCTCGGCACCCTGTCCGGTGGGGAGCGTTCCCGACTCGCGCTGGCCGCCACGCTGGCCTCCCAGCCGGAGTTGCTCTTACTCGATGAGCCGACCAACGACCTCGATGATCAGGCCGTGGGCTGGCTGGAGGCGCGCCTCCGGCAGCACCGCGGCACGCTGCTCGCGGTGACCCATGACCGGGAGTTCCTCAGCCGGGTCACCGACACGATCCTGGACGTCGGTCAGGGCACTGTGAAACGCCACGGCGACGGCTACGACGGGTACGTGGTCGCCACGGCCGCCGAACGCCGCCGTCGCCTACAGGAGTACGAAGACTGGCGCCATCAGCTGGTCCGTAACCGTAAGCTCGCTTCCGCCAACGCGTTCCGTCTGGGAGCGATCCCGCGCAAGGCACCGATGGCGAAGTTCGGGCACGGCGCCTTCCGTGCCCGCGGCCGTGATCACGGTGCGATGGGACGCATCCGCAACGCCAAGGAGCGCATCGAGCGTCTCACGGCGAATCCGGTCGCGCCGCCACCCGACCCGCTGGTGTTCTCGGCCGGCATCACCGGCGTCGACAACGACGCCCCGGAGACGGTTGCCGAGCTCACCGAGGTTCGCGTCACCGACCGGCTGTACGTGCCGTCACTGCGGATCGGCGGCACGGACCGGCTTCTGGTCACCGGGCCCAACGGGGCGGGCAAGTCCACCCTCATCCGGGTCCTGGCGGGAGAACTGTGCCCGGACGCTGGAACGGTACGGACACAGGGCCGGATCGGTCACCTGCGGCAGCAGATGACGCCGTGGCCGCCGCACCTGACCGTGTTGGAAGCGTTCGCCGGCGGGCCGGCCGGTGACCCGGACGAACTGCTGTCGCTGGGCCTGTTTCGGCCGACTGACCTGCGGTTGCGGGTGAGAGAACTGTCGTACGGCCAACTCCGCAGGCTCGAGGTTGCCCGTCTGGTCAGCAAGCCGGTCGACCTGCTGCTCCTGGACGAGCCGACCAATCACCTCAGCCCTGCTCTGGTCGAGGAGTTGGAGCAGGCGCTGGTCGACTACCCGGGCGCGGTGGTCGTCGTCACCCACGACCGCCGGATGCGGGCTCGGTTCGCCGCCACGCACCTACAGCTACGTGCCGGCCAGGTGGAACAACTCAGCGAGAGGACCGCTGACACCGGCACCTGCCGCGACGGCGGTGCCAAGGGCGAAGAGAAATCAGAGGGGAATGACGAGTGA
- a CDS encoding FAD-dependent monooxygenase: METDVIIVGAGPAGLMLAGELRLAGARTVVLERHPQPRDIPKANGLGGRILDLLRHRGILQRFEEASSDPQVAPRFPFGTMHLDFTHLADPPMRAMPIPQREVERLLEERARELGAEVRRGHDVVGVTQDQATVTADVRGPDGPARVTARYLVGCDGGRSRIRDLAGIAFPGVTFPEVNRLGQVTVPDSVTVLDNGDIDVPGLGRIRAGFTRTDRGVFAFAITSGVLFVQITEDETTEYDDDEPLTLTELAESARRVLGADLPLGEPIRLSRYTFKDRQAERYRHGRILLAGDAAHLFPATGTALTVGMLDTVNLAWKLGADINGWAPAGLLDTYHDERHLAGARARLQTRAQAAMRRGHDPAAEALRQVFQELVVDEPALRRMGALVAHADIRYPMPGAGHHPLAGTFAPDLTLYTERGVTSVAELMHTARPVLLDLADRPELRQIAGDWIDRVDIRTAKTDTRPADALLIRPDAHVAWAATLDEPTATAGATLRDALSRWFGAPPMSGGVPAVAYGCSNGPAS; encoded by the coding sequence ATGGAGACTGACGTAATCATCGTGGGCGCCGGTCCGGCGGGCTTGATGTTGGCCGGGGAATTGCGCCTGGCCGGAGCCCGAACGGTGGTGCTGGAGCGCCACCCACAGCCGCGAGACATCCCGAAGGCCAACGGCCTCGGCGGGCGGATCCTGGACCTGCTGCGCCACCGCGGAATTCTGCAGCGATTCGAGGAGGCCAGCAGCGATCCTCAGGTGGCCCCTCGATTCCCGTTCGGCACCATGCACCTGGACTTCACACACCTGGCGGACCCGCCGATGCGGGCGATGCCGATCCCGCAGCGGGAGGTCGAGCGACTGCTCGAGGAACGCGCGCGGGAACTCGGCGCCGAGGTCCGCCGCGGACACGACGTGGTCGGGGTGACCCAGGACCAGGCCACGGTGACCGCAGACGTGCGTGGACCGGACGGGCCCGCTCGGGTCACCGCTCGGTATCTGGTCGGTTGCGACGGTGGGCGCAGCCGGATCCGCGACCTCGCGGGGATCGCGTTCCCCGGCGTGACCTTCCCGGAGGTCAACAGGCTGGGCCAGGTCACCGTGCCCGACTCGGTGACGGTGCTCGACAACGGCGACATCGACGTTCCCGGGCTGGGCCGGATCCGCGCGGGGTTCACGCGGACGGACCGCGGTGTGTTCGCGTTCGCGATCACCTCCGGCGTCCTGTTCGTGCAGATCACCGAGGACGAAACCACCGAGTACGACGACGACGAACCGCTGACCCTGACCGAACTCGCGGAGAGTGCTCGACGTGTGCTCGGCGCGGACCTCCCGCTGGGGGAACCGATCCGGCTGTCGCGCTACACGTTCAAGGATCGGCAGGCCGAACGATACCGCCACGGGCGGATCCTGCTGGCCGGCGACGCAGCCCACCTGTTCCCCGCCACCGGTACGGCACTCACCGTCGGCATGCTCGACACGGTCAACCTCGCCTGGAAGCTGGGCGCCGACATAAACGGCTGGGCGCCGGCCGGCCTGCTGGACACGTACCACGACGAGCGTCACCTCGCCGGCGCACGCGCACGGCTGCAGACCCGAGCCCAGGCGGCCATGAGGCGCGGACACGACCCGGCCGCCGAAGCGCTCCGGCAGGTCTTCCAGGAACTGGTCGTCGACGAGCCGGCGCTGCGCCGGATGGGAGCACTCGTCGCTCATGCCGACATCCGCTACCCGATGCCGGGTGCCGGACACCACCCCTTGGCCGGCACCTTCGCACCCGACCTCACCCTGTACACCGAGCGGGGCGTCACCAGCGTCGCGGAGCTCATGCACACCGCACGGCCCGTCCTGCTCGACCTTGCCGACCGCCCCGAGCTGCGTCAGATCGCCGGAGACTGGATCGATCGCGTCGACATCCGTACCGCGAAGACGGATACCCGGCCAGCAGACGCCCTCCTGATCCGCCCCGACGCGCACGTCGCCTGGGCCGCGACGCTCGACGAACCCACCGCCACCGCCGGGGCGACGTTGCGAGACGCGCTCTCGCGCTGGTTCGGCGCGCCGCCGATGAGCGGGGGAGTGCCGGCTGTCGCGTACGGCTGCTCGAACGGGCCGGCGTCGTGA
- a CDS encoding MFS transporter, translated as MTSDPRRLPVGFRRLWAAQTVSSLGDGVSHAALPLLALMVTRDPMALAVVTAAGTLPWLLFGVLGGALVDRWDRRRTMWVTDAARAVSLLIPAAAAAFDVLSIPVLAAVAFLLGLGGLLFDTAATAYLPDLLGRDPALLERANSRLRGAQTAMSGFAGPPAGSALLALGRAVPLLADAVSFALSALLVRSLPAVSRPVPEARESLLRQARAGASYVFRDRLLLGLALRPAVGNVAFVAVGTVLALFAHDRLGIDTYGFGLLLTAEATGGLLGAGIAAHLGRRLGTGTALTCTAAAEGLAVLGLAAAPNPYVAGLALAVCGTGMGATMVLAPSLRQAIVPAPLMGRVTSTSRMLAMCAAPFGAFLGGWLATTFDVRTPLYAAGGLLLAMTAVTSTMTSNRRVEAALRGSSDQESPTRDSRPADAVVAA; from the coding sequence ATGACCTCAGACCCGCGACGGTTGCCGGTCGGATTCCGGCGCCTGTGGGCTGCGCAGACGGTGTCCTCGCTCGGCGACGGGGTGTCGCACGCCGCGCTGCCGCTGCTCGCGTTGATGGTGACGCGGGATCCGATGGCGCTCGCCGTCGTCACGGCCGCCGGGACACTGCCGTGGCTGCTGTTCGGGGTGCTCGGCGGTGCGCTGGTGGACCGTTGGGACCGCCGGCGCACGATGTGGGTCACGGACGCGGCACGTGCGGTGTCGCTCCTGATACCGGCGGCGGCAGCCGCGTTCGACGTACTGAGCATTCCGGTGCTCGCGGCCGTCGCCTTTCTGCTCGGCCTCGGCGGACTCCTCTTCGACACCGCCGCCACCGCCTATCTGCCGGATCTGCTCGGCCGCGACCCCGCACTCCTGGAGCGAGCGAACTCTCGACTCCGCGGGGCCCAGACCGCCATGTCCGGCTTCGCGGGGCCGCCCGCGGGCAGTGCGCTGCTCGCGCTCGGGCGGGCGGTTCCGCTGCTCGCCGACGCGGTGTCGTTCGCGCTTTCCGCACTGCTCGTACGGTCGTTGCCCGCCGTGTCCCGGCCCGTGCCGGAGGCCCGCGAGTCGCTGCTTCGGCAGGCGCGGGCCGGAGCCTCGTACGTCTTCCGGGACCGGTTGCTGCTCGGGCTCGCGTTGCGCCCGGCGGTCGGGAACGTCGCCTTCGTCGCGGTGGGGACCGTCCTCGCCCTCTTCGCGCACGACCGTCTCGGCATCGACACCTACGGCTTCGGCCTGCTCCTCACGGCAGAAGCCACCGGCGGCCTGCTCGGTGCGGGCATCGCCGCACACCTCGGCCGGCGACTCGGCACCGGCACCGCACTGACCTGCACAGCCGCCGCCGAAGGGCTTGCCGTCCTGGGCCTGGCCGCGGCCCCGAACCCGTACGTGGCGGGGTTGGCGCTCGCGGTCTGTGGAACCGGCATGGGCGCAACGATGGTTCTCGCACCCTCCCTGCGGCAGGCGATCGTCCCAGCCCCCCTGATGGGCCGTGTCACCTCCACCTCCCGCATGCTGGCCATGTGCGCCGCCCCGTTCGGGGCGTTCCTCGGCGGCTGGCTGGCCACCACCTTCGACGTACGCACTCCGCTCTACGCCGCCGGCGGTCTCCTCCTCGCCATGACCGCCGTCACGTCGACCATGACCAGCAACCGCCGGGTCGAGGCGGCGCTCCGTGGCTCTTCCGACCAGGAGAGCCCGACCCGGGACAGCCGCCCGGCCGACGCGGTCGTCGCTGCCTGA
- a CDS encoding BTAD domain-containing putative transcriptional regulator, whose translation MAALTVGVLGPLLVDLDGRSVPLTMNRLRCLLVGLALSPERSVPVEQLTAIVWNGDLPAHPRRSLQTYVARLRAVLGADRIRTEPAGYALKVPADGVDALRFEGVLSESTRTPDVARERALLDKALGLWRGEPFQGVDSEWLTRTEYPRLLERHLAAVERLVDIDLEDGRYHESLLAVEGLIARHPLRESLWLRLLKALHRLGRPAEALQRYEQVRRRIAEELGVDPSAELQKAYTDLLNGGRGVFTVGFGSGPGSAEATSRQLPRLNLMDPRSSSSSAGTLRPLCETSCLR comes from the coding sequence GTGGCCGCGCTGACGGTGGGTGTTCTGGGGCCACTTCTGGTCGATCTCGACGGTAGGTCGGTGCCGCTGACCATGAATCGTCTGCGATGCCTGCTGGTCGGGTTGGCGTTGTCGCCAGAACGATCGGTGCCGGTCGAGCAGCTCACGGCCATCGTCTGGAATGGCGATCTTCCGGCTCACCCTCGGCGGAGTCTGCAGACCTATGTGGCGAGGTTGCGTGCCGTTCTCGGGGCGGACCGCATCAGGACCGAACCCGCTGGGTACGCGCTGAAAGTCCCCGCCGATGGGGTGGACGCGTTGCGGTTCGAAGGGGTCCTCTCCGAGTCGACCCGCACCCCGGATGTCGCCAGGGAGCGGGCACTGTTGGACAAGGCACTGGGGTTGTGGCGGGGCGAGCCGTTCCAGGGCGTCGACTCCGAGTGGTTGACGCGTACCGAGTATCCACGGTTGCTCGAGCGGCATCTGGCGGCTGTCGAACGCCTCGTAGACATCGATCTCGAGGACGGTCGGTACCACGAGTCGCTGTTGGCAGTCGAGGGGTTGATCGCGCGGCATCCGCTGCGTGAGTCGTTGTGGCTGCGCCTCCTGAAGGCCTTGCACCGGCTGGGCCGGCCGGCCGAGGCGCTGCAACGTTACGAGCAGGTCAGGCGGCGGATCGCCGAGGAGCTCGGGGTGGACCCGTCAGCCGAGTTGCAGAAGGCCTACACCGATCTGCTCAACGGAGGACGAGGGGTGTTCACGGTCGGTTTCGGGTCAGGACCCGGATCCGCCGAGGCCACGAGCAGGCAGTTGCCGCGGCTGAACCTGATGGACCCGCGGTCCTCGTCGAGTTCGGCGGGCACCTTGCGCCCCCTGTGTGAGACCAGTTGCCTGAGGTAG
- a CDS encoding peptidase inhibitor family I36 protein — MIKALRNIVIGLPIMAAALVAAPTSAGADLGDCPRSAFCAWAEDRFTGPWAYWYGSYPRWGDYGMHDDADSVFNNARSSTTVPDNVWVYYDVDYVSPSICVQPGETYDAGMNDNDYDSHKWFHSC; from the coding sequence ATGATCAAGGCTCTGAGGAACATCGTCATCGGGCTGCCCATCATGGCGGCGGCCCTGGTGGCAGCCCCGACCAGCGCCGGCGCCGACTTGGGCGACTGCCCCCGAAGCGCCTTTTGCGCCTGGGCCGAGGACCGGTTCACCGGCCCCTGGGCCTACTGGTATGGGAGCTACCCGAGGTGGGGCGACTATGGCATGCACGACGACGCCGACTCCGTCTTCAACAACGCCCGATCGAGTACCACAGTTCCCGACAACGTGTGGGTCTACTACGACGTCGACTACGTGAGCCCGTCCATCTGCGTTCAACCCGGCGAGACGTACGACGCCGGGATGAACGACAACGACTACGACTCCCACAAGTGGTTCCACTCGTGCTGA